In Chryseobacterium gleum, a single genomic region encodes these proteins:
- a CDS encoding TauD/TfdA family dioxygenase, with protein sequence MNSTQILDKDCLTAVKLLPTVIEVTSQERRMIKDAALHLQKKYGTYENRDFIKHVHQLASYFLPERILNIAADFASDFSENQYGALVFTGLMEIDQEEIGSTPPNWQSADYSKFNLYGFACALIHGALPSKPVQYYSQRKGGGLIHAIIPDEKMKETQTGSGSSTDLYVHTEDAFLKHQADFLSFMYVRNEEQVPSTLYSIRSHESIGEKYRTLFEPIYKIPKDANLETGENEEETLDSVLYGNTNLPFMRFDAAEQLFNSSIRQSEEAQHTLHEFWEEARHLIYSGFTPQAGDVILVNNHLCAHGRSAFRAGVRNIDGIEQPCERRIMLRMMSKVSLIDMRAHTLTEDPFFVIEEHLGKNFQHF encoded by the coding sequence ATGAATTCTACACAAATTTTAGATAAAGACTGTTTAACAGCAGTAAAGCTGCTTCCTACGGTCATAGAAGTCACTTCTCAGGAGAGAAGAATGATAAAAGATGCAGCGCTGCATCTTCAGAAAAAATATGGCACTTATGAAAACCGGGATTTTATAAAACATGTTCATCAACTGGCCTCTTATTTTCTTCCGGAAAGGATTCTAAATATAGCAGCTGATTTTGCAAGTGACTTTTCTGAAAATCAGTATGGAGCGCTGGTTTTTACAGGATTGATGGAGATAGACCAGGAAGAAATAGGTTCTACTCCACCCAACTGGCAATCGGCAGATTATTCAAAGTTTAATTTATATGGTTTTGCGTGTGCGCTTATTCATGGGGCACTTCCCTCAAAGCCTGTACAATATTATTCACAGCGTAAAGGCGGTGGATTGATCCACGCTATTATTCCTGATGAAAAAATGAAAGAAACACAGACAGGATCAGGATCCTCAACGGATCTGTATGTACATACAGAAGATGCTTTTCTGAAACATCAGGCTGACTTTTTAAGCTTTATGTATGTCCGAAATGAAGAGCAGGTACCTTCAACTCTTTATTCTATCCGTTCTCATGAGTCTATTGGGGAAAAGTACAGGACACTTTTTGAGCCTATTTATAAAATCCCTAAAGATGCCAATCTGGAAACGGGAGAAAATGAAGAAGAAACTCTGGATTCTGTATTGTATGGAAATACCAACCTTCCTTTTATGCGATTTGATGCGGCGGAACAGCTTTTCAATTCCAGTATCAGACAGTCAGAAGAAGCGCAGCATACACTGCATGAGTTCTGGGAAGAAGCCAGACATTTGATTTATTCAGGATTTACGCCTCAGGCCGGAGATGTTATTCTGGTTAATAATCATTTATGTGCTCACGGAAGATCTGCTTTCCGTGCGGGAGTAAGAAATATTGACGGTATAGAACAGCCGTGCGAACGAAGAATTATGCTTCGGATGATGAGTAAAGTGAGCCTTATTGATATGAGAGCACATACCCTTACAGAAGATCCTTTTTTTGTCATAGAAGAACATCTGGGTAAAAACTTTCAACATTTTTAA
- a CDS encoding decarboxylase, protein MNNNLTSLEALTSKTSHHISGNFGNIFHPDNYDHYRNAVNSTLDLVQEFLQRNNKPFSGIEAKTMKGMVQQIDLNQKLSNYNELLAEVDDIYVKHATAFHLPQYVAHLNCPIVIPALAGEILVSAINSSQDTYDQSAGGTFMERKLIDWTAGQIGYNTNESDGVFTAGGSQSNLMGLVMMRDCFSQKRYNHNIKMEGLPAEASRFRIFVSDKSHFSNLKNASIMGLGEKSIVKVPTDERFRMDISLLKKYIKREEQLGNIPIGIVATAGTTDFGNIDPLDDIANIAEQYNIWMHVDAAYGCALLLSEKYRDLINGIERADSVTIDYHKSFFQPISSSAFIVKNKKELLILKHHADYLNPKEMDEEEIPAQINKSITQSTRRFDALKLWFTLRMMGKEQLAEYTDTVIDLTKDAAAMITEDADFELLSDSDLSVLVFRYVRPEISDLNALNLYIKMKLFYSGEILVASTKVDGNFYLKFTFLNPITTTEDIHQILTTIKKHGKDFNSEK, encoded by the coding sequence ATGAACAACAATTTAACATCCCTGGAAGCACTCACCAGCAAAACTTCACACCACATTTCAGGGAATTTTGGAAATATTTTCCATCCTGACAATTATGATCATTATCGTAATGCTGTCAACAGTACTTTAGACCTGGTTCAGGAATTTCTTCAGAGAAACAACAAACCTTTCAGTGGTATAGAAGCTAAAACAATGAAGGGAATGGTACAACAGATCGACCTTAATCAAAAACTTTCCAATTATAATGAGCTTCTGGCAGAGGTAGATGATATTTATGTAAAGCATGCCACAGCTTTTCATCTTCCACAATACGTAGCTCACCTTAACTGTCCTATAGTAATCCCGGCGTTGGCAGGAGAAATTCTTGTAAGCGCCATTAATTCTTCACAGGACACTTATGATCAGAGTGCCGGAGGAACTTTTATGGAAAGAAAACTGATCGATTGGACTGCCGGTCAGATTGGATATAATACGAATGAAAGCGACGGAGTTTTCACTGCAGGGGGCTCACAGAGTAATTTAATGGGATTAGTCATGATGCGTGACTGCTTTTCCCAGAAAAGATACAATCACAATATTAAAATGGAGGGTCTGCCGGCAGAGGCAAGCCGTTTCAGGATATTTGTTTCCGATAAATCTCACTTCAGCAATCTGAAAAATGCTTCCATTATGGGATTGGGCGAGAAAAGTATTGTTAAAGTTCCGACCGATGAGCGTTTCCGTATGGATATTTCTCTTTTAAAGAAATATATAAAGAGAGAAGAACAACTGGGAAACATCCCTATTGGTATTGTAGCAACAGCTGGAACTACAGACTTTGGAAATATCGATCCATTGGATGATATCGCGAATATTGCAGAACAATATAATATCTGGATGCACGTAGATGCAGCTTACGGTTGTGCTTTATTATTAAGCGAGAAATACCGTGACCTGATCAATGGTATTGAAAGAGCAGACTCCGTAACAATTGATTATCACAAATCATTTTTCCAGCCGATCAGCAGCAGTGCTTTCATTGTTAAAAATAAAAAAGAACTGTTGATTCTTAAACACCACGCCGATTATCTGAATCCGAAAGAAATGGATGAAGAGGAGATTCCGGCACAGATCAATAAATCCATTACACAAAGTACCCGAAGATTTGATGCGTTAAAACTTTGGTTTACTCTAAGAATGATGGGTAAAGAACAGCTGGCAGAATATACAGACACGGTGATTGATCTTACCAAAGATGCAGCCGCAATGATTACGGAAGATGCAGATTTTGAACTTCTTTCAGATTCTGACTTAAGCGTCCTTGTTTTCAGATATGTAAGACCGGAAATCAGTGATCTGAATGCTCTGAATCTATACATCAAGATGAAACTGTTCTACAGTGGAGAAATCCTTGTCGCCAGTACAAAGGTTGATGGAAATTTCTATCTGAAGTTTACATTCCTGAACCCGATTACCACTACAGAAGATATTCATCAGATTCTCACCACAATCAAAAAGCATGGAAAAGACTTTAATTCAGAAAAGTAG
- a CDS encoding GNAT family N-acetyltransferase, with product MEKTLIQKSRTEEKAREITFRILLNGMLRELGNGKFYQGVPKYDLLTAKALQNSDYSLFMRFEMKKSGLFLFAPVSYRSETLFHEYGPVLWAVDHQNQEVFEVNDQKLTELVYKELSETTNETGFRNFVERIQSSLRNLELTTEACLQDDQLLTYSFLESEQMLPAGHNLHPFTKSRMGFSEEEQLLYGPEFGKGFQLDYFLIHKDCITEKSLPGISAKEIFEKWTSLPESYDFENINDFYIVPCHPWEAQYLLSTAEYPEMLGSGKIIHIGPLGEDFYATSSIRTVYNPDFSWMLKFSLHVLMTGSVRTNSLKDLNRGYASAIWWQHQKTSFEQSFLNFKLLLEPSTLSVHYDGKNIDSLNILLREHPFSNEDKVILLARLCQDESTDGFNFTTHFFKNVASQLGVDAEKAAIIWFEKYVNLLLSPLNRLYDQLGMAPEVHQQNLLVQLDNQLLPESIYVRDGQGYLIKESFKEKYESLIKDYPEVDDLFIRDERLLDIVSHHLLVSNLSALIASIGKTGLVKERRLIHILYREFENLHETEPSSLTDYALNQRYWAVKSNLHSAVADVDGGVNASSISYAKVPNLLHKHFFSDQLINPQGTEVFFKRYFQKEDVTMSMRPIDLENDLEMLHEWFNREHAVKIWQMNWPIDELETYYRLMLPSDEAHSYIIAGNDEPSCNIEVYWACRDIVGDYYEVLPTDYGTHQFIAPVDPKKKFVSPSTQSMVDYVFAQPQVGKMVGEGSVDSLASMMNKAHVGFKVDKVIEMPHKKANLNFCYREWYWEKFPQNKEVQITTNITKND from the coding sequence ATGGAAAAGACTTTAATTCAGAAAAGTAGAACAGAAGAAAAAGCCAGGGAAATTACCTTCAGGATTTTGTTAAATGGAATGCTGAGAGAACTAGGCAACGGAAAATTCTATCAGGGTGTTCCGAAATATGATCTCCTTACAGCAAAGGCTCTTCAGAACAGTGATTATTCATTGTTTATGAGATTTGAAATGAAGAAAAGCGGGCTGTTTTTATTTGCTCCGGTTTCCTATCGTTCCGAAACTCTTTTTCATGAATACGGACCTGTTTTGTGGGCGGTAGATCATCAAAACCAAGAAGTTTTTGAAGTGAATGATCAAAAACTTACTGAATTGGTTTACAAAGAACTTTCCGAAACTACAAACGAAACGGGTTTCAGAAACTTTGTGGAAAGAATTCAAAGCAGCTTAAGAAATCTGGAACTGACAACAGAAGCTTGTCTTCAGGATGATCAGCTGTTGACGTATTCTTTCCTTGAATCTGAGCAAATGCTTCCGGCAGGACACAATCTGCATCCTTTCACCAAATCAAGAATGGGATTCTCTGAGGAAGAACAGCTTTTATACGGCCCGGAATTCGGAAAAGGATTTCAGCTGGATTATTTCCTGATTCATAAAGACTGCATCACGGAGAAGTCACTTCCGGGAATTTCAGCAAAAGAAATCTTCGAGAAATGGACTTCTTTACCGGAAAGCTACGATTTTGAAAACATTAATGATTTTTACATCGTTCCATGCCATCCATGGGAGGCACAATATCTTTTATCAACAGCAGAATATCCGGAAATGTTAGGTTCTGGGAAAATCATCCACATCGGACCATTGGGAGAAGATTTTTATGCAACATCTTCCATAAGAACGGTATACAACCCTGATTTCAGCTGGATGTTGAAATTCTCTCTGCATGTTTTAATGACAGGTTCTGTGAGAACAAACAGCTTAAAAGATCTCAACAGAGGATATGCTTCCGCAATATGGTGGCAGCATCAAAAAACTTCATTTGAACAAAGCTTCCTGAATTTTAAATTATTGCTGGAACCTTCCACACTAAGCGTTCATTATGATGGAAAAAATATAGACAGTCTGAATATACTGCTCCGTGAACATCCTTTTTCCAATGAAGATAAAGTAATTTTATTAGCAAGACTTTGCCAGGATGAATCTACAGATGGGTTTAATTTTACGACGCATTTCTTTAAAAATGTTGCGAGTCAATTAGGTGTAGATGCAGAAAAAGCAGCTATTATCTGGTTTGAAAAGTATGTAAACCTATTGCTTTCTCCTTTAAACAGGTTGTATGATCAATTAGGTATGGCTCCTGAAGTTCATCAGCAGAATTTGCTTGTACAGCTGGATAATCAATTGCTTCCTGAGTCTATTTATGTAAGAGACGGGCAAGGGTATTTAATCAAAGAAAGCTTTAAAGAAAAATATGAATCTCTGATTAAAGATTATCCTGAAGTAGATGATCTTTTCATCAGGGACGAGCGTCTTCTGGATATTGTTTCTCACCATCTTCTGGTAAGCAACCTGAGTGCACTGATTGCTTCCATAGGTAAAACAGGTCTGGTTAAAGAAAGAAGATTAATCCATATTCTGTACAGAGAGTTTGAAAATCTTCATGAAACTGAACCTTCCTCATTAACGGATTATGCTTTGAATCAAAGATATTGGGCTGTAAAATCAAATCTTCATTCTGCGGTTGCTGATGTAGACGGAGGCGTGAATGCTTCTTCTATTTCATATGCTAAAGTTCCGAACCTTCTTCACAAACATTTCTTTTCGGATCAGTTAATTAATCCGCAGGGAACAGAAGTTTTCTTTAAAAGATACTTTCAGAAAGAGGATGTGACGATGAGTATGCGTCCTATAGATCTTGAAAATGATCTTGAAATGCTTCATGAATGGTTCAACCGTGAACATGCCGTAAAAATCTGGCAGATGAACTGGCCTATTGATGAGCTGGAAACCTACTACAGACTGATGCTTCCAAGTGATGAAGCACACAGTTATATCATCGCAGGAAACGATGAACCTTCTTGTAATATTGAGGTGTATTGGGCTTGCAGAGATATCGTAGGCGATTATTACGAAGTATTGCCAACCGATTATGGAACGCATCAGTTTATTGCACCAGTTGATCCTAAAAAGAAATTTGTATCTCCATCCACTCAATCTATGGTTGACTATGTTTTTGCACAGCCACAGGTAGGAAAAATGGTAGGCGAAGGATCTGTAGACTCGCTTGCTTCTATGATGAATAAAGCCCATGTAGGCTTCAAAGTAGATAAAGTAATAGAAATGCCTCATAAAAAAGCCAATCTGAACTTCTGTTACAGAGAATGGTACTGGGAAAAATTCCCACAGAATAAAGAGGTACAAATCACCACAAACATCACAAAAAATGACTAA
- a CDS encoding lysine N(6)-hydroxylase/L-ornithine N(5)-oxygenase family protein, which produces MTNEVVYNVIGIGIGPFNLGLAALSNPIPELKTLFLDQRDGFDWHPGLMIDHVTLQTPFLCDCVSMADPTNPLSLLNYLKETGRLYKFFIREDFFIPRKEYNRYCQWVIEQLPQCRFSTQVVDITYEEGLYHVTTIHTKTKETTVFKTERLILGTGTQPYIPSFIPKDDSRVIHTSSYLYRKEELLSQGKKIAIIGSGQSSAEVFYDLLQNRNEETHLGWYSRPDRFFPMEYSKLTLELTSPDYVEYFYNRSESARKTILSKQQAQFKGINYDLINDIYDFIYDLNIDNADPNLKIIPNSQLNRVDNSNPDFINLEFTQLEQEVPYDQEADYLILGTGYRYHEPAFLQNIQDRIKRDSSGLFDVNRNYSIDHNGGEIYVLHAEVHTHSYISTDLGMAAYRNSYIINDILGREYYKIEKKIAFQDFDVEKYADLPTAKL; this is translated from the coding sequence ATGACTAACGAAGTCGTATACAATGTAATAGGCATAGGGATTGGCCCTTTCAATCTGGGACTTGCCGCATTATCCAATCCGATTCCGGAACTGAAAACCCTTTTCCTGGACCAGAGAGATGGTTTCGACTGGCATCCGGGACTGATGATTGACCATGTAACCCTGCAGACCCCATTTTTATGTGACTGCGTATCCATGGCTGATCCTACGAATCCTTTGAGCCTTTTGAATTACCTGAAAGAAACCGGAAGACTGTATAAGTTTTTTATCAGAGAAGATTTTTTCATTCCGAGAAAAGAATACAACCGTTACTGCCAATGGGTAATTGAACAGCTTCCACAATGCCGTTTCTCTACTCAGGTGGTGGATATTACTTATGAAGAGGGTTTATATCATGTAACTACGATTCACACCAAAACCAAAGAAACTACGGTTTTCAAAACGGAAAGACTTATTTTAGGTACAGGAACACAGCCTTACATTCCTTCTTTCATTCCGAAGGATGATTCACGTGTTATTCATACAAGTTCTTATCTGTATAGAAAAGAAGAGCTTTTGTCTCAGGGTAAAAAAATAGCGATTATCGGTTCTGGCCAGAGTTCAGCAGAAGTTTTTTATGATCTGCTTCAAAACAGGAATGAAGAAACACATCTGGGTTGGTATTCCCGTCCGGACAGATTTTTCCCCATGGAATATTCTAAGTTGACGCTGGAGCTTACATCCCCTGATTATGTAGAGTATTTCTACAACAGAAGTGAATCCGCAAGGAAAACCATTTTAAGCAAGCAGCAAGCTCAGTTTAAAGGAATCAATTACGATCTGATCAATGATATCTATGATTTTATTTATGATCTGAATATCGATAATGCTGATCCTAATCTTAAAATTATCCCTAACAGCCAGCTGAATAGAGTAGACAACAGCAATCCGGATTTCATCAATCTTGAATTTACCCAACTGGAACAGGAAGTACCTTATGATCAGGAAGCGGATTATCTGATTTTGGGAACCGGATACCGCTATCATGAACCTGCATTCTTACAAAATATTCAGGATAGAATCAAAAGAGATTCCAGCGGATTGTTTGATGTCAACAGAAATTATTCAATAGACCACAACGGAGGCGAAATCTATGTGCTTCATGCTGAAGTACACACCCACAGCTATATTTCTACAGATCTGGGAATGGCTGCGTACCGTAATTCCTACATCATCAATGATATTCTGGGAAGAGAGTATTATAAAATTGAAAAGAAAATTGCTTTCCAGGATTTCGATGTAGAAAAATATGCTGATTTACCAACTGCCAAACTTTAA
- a CDS encoding IucA/IucC family protein, producing MNTNLKNTVSQENWNQANRNLMAKTIAELMHEELLKPVVTFENKNGYTVFTLETGVENIVYSFRGQERMMDYWHIDKDSITKTENGEDLSSVDVAAFFLEMQSVFDLDPYTIARYTEELLHTLYCDALILSKGVMSSKDLADADYQTVEHNMTGHPWVIVNKSRLGFSPRDLKTFAPEADENLKVIWLASHKSRSSFQSLEHINRDKFYRSEIGEDLYNDFQQQLLSQGKIIEDYHFIPVHPWQWEHKLQINFAGDIASGLLIPLGEGSDTYSPQQSIRTLFNVDHPKKRYLKTAVSILSTGNIRGLSPKQMKIAPAITDWVKGLIKDDAYLENKETIFLGEEAAITYLHPQYGAIASVPYQYNEFLGALWRESAENYLKEDEQMVTMASLLYVDESGVPLVQAFAEKAGVSIKEWIESYLDAYLTPLLHIYYTHSLCVTPHGENIMVVLKNGIPKRIVIKDFVDDIVLTTEAREKLPAHLADGLIQSSNKENIPLFILLGVFDAFFRYLSNALHTYSNFNEETFWELVHNCVENYKAENTHLQERYEKYDLYVPAFKRFYINSLRLKNNGYSENKAFAIPRKDGALPNPLYQIANKNSVAAV from the coding sequence ATGAACACCAACTTAAAAAATACAGTAAGCCAGGAAAACTGGAATCAGGCCAACAGAAACCTAATGGCCAAAACCATCGCAGAGTTGATGCACGAAGAGCTTCTAAAACCTGTGGTAACCTTTGAAAATAAAAACGGATATACTGTTTTTACCCTTGAAACCGGAGTTGAAAATATTGTCTACAGCTTCCGCGGACAGGAAAGAATGATGGATTACTGGCATATTGATAAAGATAGCATTACAAAAACAGAAAACGGTGAAGATTTGTCTTCTGTAGATGTAGCAGCTTTCTTTCTGGAAATGCAGTCTGTATTTGATTTAGATCCTTATACGATTGCAAGATATACGGAAGAATTACTGCATACGCTGTATTGTGATGCTTTAATCTTATCCAAAGGAGTAATGTCTTCAAAAGATCTTGCGGATGCAGATTATCAAACTGTAGAGCACAATATGACCGGACATCCTTGGGTCATTGTAAACAAAAGCCGATTAGGCTTTTCTCCAAGAGATCTTAAAACATTTGCTCCTGAAGCCGATGAAAATTTAAAAGTAATCTGGCTGGCTTCTCATAAAAGCAGATCATCATTCCAGTCTTTGGAACATATCAACAGAGATAAGTTTTATCGTTCTGAAATAGGAGAGGATTTATATAATGATTTTCAGCAGCAGCTATTGAGCCAGGGAAAAATTATTGAAGATTATCACTTTATTCCTGTACATCCATGGCAGTGGGAGCATAAGCTTCAGATCAATTTTGCCGGAGATATTGCTTCAGGACTTTTAATCCCATTGGGTGAGGGCAGTGATACGTACAGTCCGCAGCAGAGTATCCGTACTTTATTCAATGTAGACCATCCTAAAAAGAGATACCTGAAAACGGCTGTTTCTATTCTGAGCACAGGAAATATCAGAGGATTATCACCTAAGCAGATGAAAATTGCTCCAGCCATTACAGATTGGGTAAAAGGGTTAATTAAAGATGATGCTTATCTTGAGAACAAAGAAACTATTTTCTTAGGAGAAGAGGCTGCCATCACCTATCTGCATCCACAATATGGAGCTATTGCCAGCGTACCATACCAGTATAATGAATTCCTTGGCGCATTATGGAGAGAAAGTGCTGAAAACTATCTGAAAGAAGATGAGCAAATGGTAACCATGGCCTCTTTACTTTATGTAGATGAGAGCGGAGTTCCATTGGTTCAGGCATTTGCTGAAAAAGCAGGTGTGAGTATCAAAGAATGGATTGAAAGCTATCTTGATGCCTATCTTACGCCTTTATTACATATCTACTACACGCATTCACTATGTGTAACGCCGCATGGGGAAAATATTATGGTGGTTCTGAAGAACGGAATTCCGAAGAGAATTGTCATCAAAGATTTTGTGGATGATATTGTGCTTACCACAGAAGCCAGAGAAAAACTTCCTGCACACCTTGCTGACGGTTTGATCCAGTCTTCCAACAAAGAAAATATCCCGTTGTTTATTTTACTTGGAGTTTTTGACGCTTTCTTTAGATATCTGTCGAATGCTTTGCATACCTATTCCAACTTTAATGAAGAGACATTCTGGGAACTGGTTCACAACTGTGTAGAAAATTATAAAGCTGAGAATACACACCTTCAGGAAAGATACGAAAAGTATGACCTGTACGTGCCGGCATTCAAAAGATTCTATATCAACAGTCTGCGTCTGAAAAATAACGGTTACAGTGAAAACAAGGCATTTGCCATTCCGAGAAAAGACGGAGCACTGCCAAATCCGCTGTATCAGATTGCCAATAAAAATTCAGTAGCAGCAGTATGA
- a CDS encoding MATE family efflux transporter gives MRKFLHILKEGAVFTYGAIAGKKVELTSGSINRSIFSLAIPMVMELVMESVFVSVNLLIIAKLGDKVLGLVGITDNYINFAYAIAVGLGIAAATLTARRAGEKDQEGMGRTAQYIILLALFFAVLIGGVSYFFASEIVDFLGINASTVNEGISFSRLVFLSIGLVILRLSVNGLFRGAGDADIAMKSLWICHISNIIFAVILVFGLGFIPAFGLMGLAYATVLSRLLGVLYQAFVFATGKTSISIRVPLQLDIPLLQKILKLTFGGLVQYIIPTSSWLIMVKIISTFGTTALAGYIIAQRIASVATMPAWGIGNAAGVLTGQNLGAGEPERAEKTVWRAGTINMTYLVLVALFWQIAAEYVVKFFTTEPEVARYAVQYIHVVSMAYLLLGFTMVISRALNAAGNILQVTLLYLVMFYVIQLPLAYLLGVRFQWELRGIFTAIVSSEIVLAVLFLMIFKNGKWKTIKI, from the coding sequence ATGAGGAAATTCCTGCATATCCTAAAAGAAGGAGCGGTTTTTACGTATGGAGCCATAGCCGGAAAGAAAGTTGAACTCACTTCCGGAAGTATCAACCGTTCCATCTTTAGTCTTGCCATTCCCATGGTGATGGAACTTGTCATGGAATCTGTTTTTGTAAGCGTCAATCTATTGATTATCGCAAAATTAGGCGACAAGGTTCTTGGGCTTGTGGGAATTACAGATAACTACATCAACTTTGCCTATGCCATTGCAGTAGGTTTGGGAATTGCAGCAGCAACCCTTACCGCCAGAAGAGCAGGCGAAAAAGATCAAGAAGGAATGGGAAGAACAGCCCAATACATCATCTTGCTGGCCCTGTTTTTTGCAGTGCTTATTGGTGGGGTTTCCTACTTTTTCGCATCAGAAATCGTTGATTTTCTGGGAATCAATGCCAGTACGGTAAATGAAGGAATTTCTTTCTCAAGACTGGTCTTTCTCAGTATCGGACTGGTGATTCTCCGTCTTTCTGTGAATGGACTTTTCAGAGGAGCCGGTGATGCCGATATTGCCATGAAATCACTTTGGATCTGCCATATTTCCAATATCATTTTTGCAGTGATCCTTGTTTTTGGATTAGGATTTATTCCTGCTTTTGGATTGATGGGATTGGCGTATGCTACAGTTTTATCAAGGCTTTTAGGGGTTTTATATCAGGCTTTCGTATTTGCCACAGGAAAAACCAGTATCAGTATCAGAGTTCCTTTACAGCTTGATATTCCATTGCTGCAGAAGATTCTGAAACTCACCTTTGGAGGATTGGTTCAGTATATTATCCCAACATCCAGCTGGCTGATTATGGTGAAGATCATCTCCACTTTCGGAACTACAGCGCTTGCAGGATATATTATTGCCCAGCGTATTGCTTCGGTGGCAACAATGCCTGCCTGGGGAATAGGAAATGCTGCCGGAGTTCTTACAGGTCAGAATCTGGGTGCCGGAGAACCTGAACGTGCTGAAAAAACGGTCTGGAGAGCCGGAACCATCAATATGACGTATCTGGTACTTGTAGCCTTATTCTGGCAGATTGCAGCGGAATATGTGGTGAAATTTTTCACTACAGAACCGGAAGTTGCCAGATATGCGGTTCAATACATCCATGTGGTATCCATGGCGTATCTGCTGTTAGGATTCACTATGGTGATCAGCCGCGCTTTGAATGCCGCCGGAAACATTCTACAGGTTACATTACTGTACCTCGTGATGTTTTATGTGATTCAGCTTCCGCTGGCTTATCTCTTAGGAGTAAGATTTCAGTGGGAACTGAGAGGAATATTTACCGCTATCGTTTCTTCGGAAATAGTTTTGGCTGTACTATTCCTCATGATTTTTAAAAATGGAAAATGGAAAACTATAAAAATTTAA
- a CDS encoding acyl carrier protein yields the protein MNTTEEFYEIIASAIAIKKELVDEKLTYQEIPEWDSMSHLLIVEALEQFYQIKFDFNDILEMGTVGKIREKMKKYDVFVEN from the coding sequence ATGAACACTACAGAAGAATTTTACGAAATTATCGCCTCTGCCATCGCCATAAAGAAAGAATTGGTAGATGAAAAACTAACCTATCAGGAAATCCCGGAATGGGATTCTATGTCTCATCTTCTTATCGTAGAAGCGCTTGAACAGTTTTATCAGATCAAGTTTGATTTTAACGATATTCTGGAGATGGGAACCGTCGGAAAAATTCGCGAAAAAATGAAAAAATACGATGTATTCGTAGAAAACTAA